A DNA window from Streptomyces canus contains the following coding sequences:
- a CDS encoding 5-oxoprolinase/urea amidolyase family protein — translation MTFDTLLVANRGEIAVRIIRTARELGLRTVAVYSDADRAAPHVRLADQAVRLGPAPAKESYLDTDLVLKAAKDSGAGAIHPGYGFLSEDAAFARRCEDAGIVFVGPTPEQLELFGAKHTARAAAEAAGVPLAPGTGLLPSLEDALESAAAVGYPVMLKATGGGGGIGMSACHSADELTDAWDRVQRVAAASFSSAGVFLERLVEHARHVEVQVFGDGEGRVVTFGDRDCSLQRRNQKVLEEAPAPGLPSHVRTRLADSARELCAAVGYRSAGTVEFVYDAAREEAYFLEVNTRLQVEHPVTEEIYGVDLVAWMLRLARGERDVVREPDPPHGHAVEARIYAEDPSREHRPSAGLLTRVEFPTGVRVDGWVETGTEVTTSYDPMLAKVIAYGPDRAHALRRLDEALERTRVDGIETNLGLVRAALADQRLARATHSTATLSQVQDPTPRIEVMAAGTLTTVQDWPGRTGYWQVGVPPCGPMDDRSFRLGNTALGNPQSAPGLECTLQGPSLRFTHATTVCVTGAPAPVAVDGKPVAQWEPVTVPAGGVLEVGTPAEHGLRTYVLFAGGLDVPAFLGSASTFTLGRFGGHGGRALRTGDVLHGGRRAEGTPGAETPAVGMPLAETPAQATPVGETPAEGTPVEDRPSYTSTWHIAAVEGPHAAPEFFTEDDIRDFYAADWKVHFNSARTGVRLVGPKPRWARSDGGEAGLHPSNIHDTPYSVGAVDYTGDMPVLLGPDGPSLGGFVCPATVISTERWKLGQLRPGDTVRFMPVDASGEPRPAIVDGGVLARDGDVTYRRSGDDNLLVEFGPMQLDLALRMRVHALMDAVAEQGLDGVTDLTPGIRSLQIQTDPGRLPQRELLAAVREITASLPPSDQLVVRSRTVHLPLSWDDPATREAIARYMAGVRDDAPWCPWNIEFIRRVNGLESVDDVYRTVFDAEYLVLGLGDVYLGAPVATPLDPRHRLVTTKYNPARTWTAENSVGIGGAYLCIYGMEGPGGYQFVGRTTQVWSPWQQRGAFEPGSPWLLRFFDRIRWYPVDADELLELRADITSGRFVPRIEEGTFSLAAYQSFLAEHAESIAEFRSHQQTAFSAERDAWEAAGEFARAAETSVPALPSAEVAVPPGGHLIEAEFAASVWQLNVEPGDEVAAGQPLLALEAMKMESRVHAPTDGVVAQILARPGDQVEAGTALLVLAPPAR, via the coding sequence ATGACCTTCGACACCCTCCTCGTCGCCAACCGGGGCGAGATAGCGGTCCGGATCATCCGCACGGCCCGTGAGTTGGGCCTGCGGACGGTGGCGGTGTACTCCGACGCCGACCGAGCCGCACCTCACGTCCGCCTCGCCGACCAGGCCGTACGCCTCGGCCCCGCACCCGCGAAGGAGTCGTACCTCGACACCGACCTGGTACTGAAGGCGGCCAAGGACTCGGGCGCGGGCGCGATCCATCCCGGTTACGGCTTCCTGTCCGAGGACGCCGCCTTCGCCCGCCGCTGCGAGGACGCGGGGATCGTGTTCGTGGGTCCCACGCCCGAGCAGTTGGAGCTCTTCGGCGCGAAGCACACGGCACGGGCGGCGGCGGAGGCGGCCGGGGTGCCGCTGGCACCGGGCACGGGACTGCTTCCCTCTCTCGAAGACGCCCTCGAATCCGCGGCGGCCGTCGGCTATCCCGTCATGCTCAAGGCCACCGGCGGTGGCGGCGGCATCGGCATGTCGGCCTGCCACTCCGCCGACGAACTGACCGACGCCTGGGACCGGGTGCAGCGCGTCGCCGCCGCCTCCTTCTCCTCCGCCGGCGTCTTCCTGGAGCGGCTCGTGGAGCACGCCCGCCATGTCGAGGTGCAGGTCTTCGGCGACGGCGAGGGCAGGGTCGTCACCTTCGGCGACCGCGACTGCTCCCTCCAGCGCCGCAACCAGAAAGTCCTGGAGGAGGCTCCGGCACCGGGTCTCCCCTCACATGTCCGCACCCGGCTCGCCGACAGCGCCCGCGAGTTGTGCGCCGCGGTCGGCTACCGCTCCGCGGGAACCGTCGAGTTCGTCTACGACGCCGCCCGCGAGGAGGCGTACTTCCTGGAGGTCAACACCCGCCTCCAGGTGGAGCATCCGGTCACCGAGGAGATCTACGGCGTCGACCTGGTCGCCTGGATGCTCCGACTGGCCCGCGGCGAGCGGGACGTCGTCCGCGAACCGGACCCGCCGCACGGCCACGCCGTCGAGGCACGCATCTACGCCGAGGACCCCTCGCGTGAACACCGGCCCAGCGCCGGGCTGTTGACGCGGGTCGAGTTCCCCACCGGGGTCCGGGTCGACGGCTGGGTGGAGACCGGCACCGAGGTGACGACGTCGTACGATCCGATGCTCGCGAAGGTCATCGCGTACGGCCCCGACCGCGCCCACGCCCTGCGACGGCTGGACGAAGCCCTGGAGCGCACCCGCGTCGACGGCATCGAGACCAACCTGGGCCTGGTCCGGGCGGCGCTCGCGGACCAGCGCCTCGCCAGGGCGACCCACTCGACGGCGACGCTCTCCCAGGTTCAGGACCCGACCCCGCGCATCGAGGTCATGGCCGCCGGCACCCTCACCACCGTGCAGGACTGGCCGGGCCGTACCGGCTACTGGCAGGTCGGCGTACCCCCGTGCGGCCCGATGGACGACCGTTCCTTCCGGCTCGGCAACACGGCGCTGGGCAACCCGCAAAGTGCTCCCGGCCTCGAATGCACCTTGCAGGGCCCGTCGTTGAGGTTCACGCACGCCACGACCGTCTGTGTGACGGGCGCCCCGGCCCCGGTCGCCGTCGACGGCAAACCGGTCGCCCAGTGGGAGCCGGTGACCGTGCCCGCGGGCGGTGTCCTGGAGGTCGGCACACCCGCCGAGCACGGTCTGCGGACGTACGTCCTCTTCGCGGGCGGCCTCGACGTCCCGGCCTTCCTCGGCAGTGCGAGCACCTTCACGCTGGGCCGCTTCGGCGGACACGGCGGCCGGGCCCTGCGGACGGGTGACGTACTGCACGGAGGCCGCCGGGCCGAAGGGACCCCGGGCGCGGAGACTCCGGCCGTGGGGATGCCGCTCGCAGAGACTCCGGCCCAGGCGACGCCGGTGGGAGAGACACCGGCCGAAGGAACACCGGTCGAGGACCGTCCCTCCTACACCTCCACCTGGCACATCGCCGCCGTGGAAGGCCCGCACGCCGCCCCGGAGTTCTTCACCGAGGACGACATCCGCGACTTCTACGCCGCCGACTGGAAGGTCCACTTCAACTCGGCCCGCACCGGTGTCCGCCTGGTCGGCCCCAAACCCCGCTGGGCCCGCAGCGACGGCGGCGAGGCCGGCCTGCACCCCTCCAACATCCACGACACCCCCTACTCGGTCGGTGCGGTCGACTACACGGGCGACATGCCGGTGCTGCTGGGCCCGGACGGACCCTCCCTCGGCGGGTTCGTGTGCCCGGCGACCGTCATCAGCACCGAGCGCTGGAAGCTGGGCCAGCTGCGCCCTGGCGACACCGTGCGCTTCATGCCGGTGGACGCCTCGGGCGAGCCCCGTCCGGCGATCGTGGACGGCGGAGTCCTCGCCCGCGACGGTGATGTGACGTACCGCCGCAGCGGCGACGACAACCTGCTGGTCGAATTCGGGCCCATGCAACTGGACCTGGCGCTCCGCATGCGTGTTCACGCGCTGATGGACGCGGTGGCCGAGCAGGGCCTCGACGGCGTCACCGACCTCACCCCCGGCATCCGCTCCCTCCAGATCCAGACGGACCCCGGCCGCCTCCCTCAGCGCGAACTCCTGGCCGCCGTACGGGAGATCACCGCATCCCTCCCCCCGTCCGACCAGCTGGTCGTCCGCTCCCGCACGGTCCACCTACCCCTTTCCTGGGACGACCCCGCCACCCGCGAGGCGATCGCCCGCTACATGGCGGGCGTTCGGGACGACGCGCCCTGGTGCCCCTGGAACATCGAGTTCATCCGCCGCGTCAACGGCCTGGAGTCGGTGGACGACGTCTACCGCACCGTCTTCGACGCGGAGTACCTCGTCCTGGGCCTGGGCGACGTCTACCTGGGCGCCCCGGTCGCCACCCCGCTCGACCCGCGCCACCGCCTGGTGACCACGAAGTACAACCCGGCGCGCACCTGGACGGCCGAGAACTCGGTCGGGATCGGCGGAGCGTATCTCTGCATCTACGGCATGGAGGGCCCCGGCGGCTACCAGTTCGTGGGCCGTACGACCCAGGTGTGGTCTCCCTGGCAGCAGCGCGGCGCGTTCGAGCCGGGCTCGCCCTGGCTGCTGCGCTTCTTCGACCGCATCAGGTGGTATCCGGTGGACGCGGACGAACTCCTGGAGCTGCGGGCCGACATCACGTCAGGCCGCTTCGTTCCCCGCATCGAGGAGGGCACCTTCTCGCTCGCCGCGTACCAGTCCTTCCTCGCCGAACACGCCGAGTCCATAGCGGAGTTCAGGTCACATCAGCAGACGGCCTTCTCCGCGGAGCGGGACGCGTGGGAGGCGGCGGGCGAGTTCGCGCGGGCGGCGGAGACGTCCGTACCGGCCCTCCCCTCCGCCGAGGTGGCGGTCCCCCCGGGCGGACATCTCATCGAGGCCGAATTCGCCGCCTCCGTATGGCAGTTGAACGTCGAGCCGGGCGACGAGGTGGCTGCCGGTCAGCCGCTCCTCGCCCTGGAGGCGATGAAGATGGAGTCCAGGGTGCACGCGCCGACGGACGGCGTGGTCGCGCAGATCCTGGCCAGGCCGGGCGACCAGGTGGAGGCGGGGACGGCACTGCTCGTCCTGGCCCCGCCCGCACGGTGA
- a CDS encoding urea amidolyase associated protein UAAP1 has product MATQTTYGARDHARAQEGTRAEAMPVVPAGDWPDPPCEAGHLVWAETVAGGNYTHRVLARGTELRLTDPHGDACAHLLLYAEGRPWERLNVADTVKVQWNAYLGEGQLLLSDQGRVLASVVADTSGRHDALCGTSTLVSNTERYGDGTAQSPSPAGRELFKLAAAKNGLEPRDLPPSLSFFQGVRIREDGTVDFTGSAGPGGSVTLRAEQDVTVLIANVPHPADPRPDYVSTPLEVLAWRAEPTRAGGALWDATPEGRRAFLNTAEFLASKGSA; this is encoded by the coding sequence ATGGCCACGCAGACCACGTACGGAGCCCGAGACCACGCCCGTGCCCAGGAGGGCACCCGCGCCGAGGCCATGCCCGTCGTCCCGGCCGGCGACTGGCCGGACCCACCCTGCGAGGCGGGCCACCTGGTGTGGGCGGAGACCGTCGCGGGCGGCAACTACACCCACCGCGTCCTCGCCCGTGGCACCGAACTGCGCCTCACCGACCCGCACGGAGACGCCTGCGCCCATCTCCTCCTGTACGCGGAGGGCCGCCCCTGGGAGCGTCTGAACGTCGCCGACACGGTCAAGGTCCAGTGGAACGCCTACCTCGGCGAGGGCCAACTGCTCCTGTCCGACCAGGGCCGTGTCCTCGCGAGCGTCGTCGCCGACACCTCCGGCCGCCATGACGCTCTGTGCGGAACCTCCACCCTGGTCAGCAACACCGAGCGCTACGGCGACGGCACCGCCCAGAGCCCCTCCCCCGCCGGTCGTGAGCTCTTCAAGCTGGCAGCCGCGAAGAACGGCCTCGAACCCCGCGATCTCCCCCCGTCCCTCTCCTTCTTCCAGGGCGTCCGGATCCGCGAGGACGGCACCGTCGACTTCACCGGCTCGGCGGGCCCCGGCGGCAGCGTCACCCTTCGCGCCGAACAGGACGTGACGGTACTGATCGCGAACGTCCCGCACCCCGCCGACCCACGGCCCGACTACGTCAGCACCCCCCTGGAAGTCCTCGCCTGGCGCGCCGAACCCACCCGCGCCGGGGGCGCCCTCTGGGACGCCACCCCCGAAGGCCGCCGCGCCTTCCTCAACACCGCCGAATTCCTGGCCTCGAAGGGAAGCGCATGA
- a CDS encoding TetR/AcrR family transcriptional regulator → MGTTGGAAESGRRVGRPRAARRPDSGLAPRDELLVAAAELFTSLGYAATSTRAVAERAGMRQASMYHYVSGKEELLAELLESTVTPSLAYARELLADDTVPAENRLWELCRADTEVLCEGPHNLGGLYLLPEVRAERFAGFHAVRAELKDAYRQLLAATQAGGALAKSELDLRTDLLFGLIESVILIHRSDPERPVSVFAEATADAALRIAGI, encoded by the coding sequence ATGGGTACGACAGGCGGTGCGGCGGAGTCCGGGCGACGGGTCGGCAGGCCGCGGGCCGCTCGGCGGCCGGACAGTGGGCTGGCGCCTCGTGACGAACTCCTCGTCGCCGCCGCCGAGTTGTTCACCTCCCTTGGCTACGCCGCCACCAGCACCCGGGCGGTCGCCGAGCGCGCGGGCATGCGGCAGGCGTCCATGTACCACTACGTCTCCGGCAAGGAGGAGCTCCTCGCCGAACTCCTGGAGTCCACCGTCACGCCCTCGTTGGCGTACGCCCGCGAGCTCCTCGCCGACGACACGGTCCCGGCCGAGAACCGGCTGTGGGAGCTGTGCCGCGCGGACACCGAGGTGCTGTGCGAGGGGCCGCACAATCTCGGCGGCCTCTATCTGCTGCCTGAGGTGCGCGCCGAGAGGTTCGCAGGTTTCCATGCCGTGCGCGCCGAACTGAAGGACGCCTACCGGCAGTTGCTCGCCGCCACACAAGCGGGCGGTGCCCTCGCCAAGAGTGAGCTCGATCTCCGCACGGACCTGTTGTTCGGCCTGATCGAGAGCGTGATCCTCATCCACCGCTCCGACCCCGAGCGCCCCGTCTCGGTCTTCGCGGAGGCCACTGCGGACGCGGCCCTGCGCATCGCCGGGATCTGA
- the atzF gene encoding allophanate hydrolase, with translation MSTTVTRVRAAYDRVEAVDRPEIWIDLRPREEVEREALTIDERLAKGERLPLAGRLFAAKGNIDVAGLPTTAGCPSYAYHPEADAPVVAGLRAAGAIVLGTTNLDQFATGLVGTRSPHGAVRNAYDPARVSGGSSSGSAVAVALGIVDFALGTDTAGSGRVPAAFNGIVGLKPTRGLVPTAGVVPACASIDCVTVFARTLPEAEQALSHMATGTAPPLPGRRPGPWRIAVPAREQLGELDEGWAQAYEAAVAQLAAAGVTLRELDLSPFTEAAAMLYEGAFVAERYTAVGAFVDKATAADDDSLDPTVAGIITRARDLPAHQLYADLDRLAALRTRALAELADADALLLPTTPGHPTLAEVAADPLGANARLGRFTNSTNLFDLAAAAVPGGEVNGLPFGVMLIGPAYTDERLARIASLLQPETRLAVVGAHLTGQPLNPQLLALDARLDRTTTTAPVYRLHALRTTPPKPGLVRVGEGGAEIETEVWKMPAAGLGRLLSTLPRPMTLGSVQLADGTDVPGFLCEPAALTDAEDITSFGGWRSYLNAE, from the coding sequence ATGTCCACCACCGTCACCCGGGTCCGTGCCGCCTACGACCGCGTCGAGGCCGTGGACCGCCCCGAGATCTGGATCGACCTGCGCCCCCGGGAGGAGGTCGAGCGGGAAGCCCTGACGATCGACGAACGGCTCGCGAAGGGCGAACGGCTCCCCCTCGCGGGACGCCTGTTCGCAGCCAAGGGCAACATCGACGTGGCGGGCCTGCCCACCACGGCGGGCTGTCCGTCGTACGCCTACCATCCGGAGGCCGATGCCCCGGTCGTCGCCGGTCTCCGGGCGGCGGGCGCGATCGTGCTCGGCACCACGAATCTGGACCAGTTCGCGACGGGCCTGGTGGGCACCCGTTCCCCGCACGGCGCGGTCCGCAACGCGTACGACCCGGCCAGGGTGAGCGGCGGCTCCAGCTCCGGCTCGGCCGTCGCGGTGGCCCTGGGCATCGTCGACTTCGCCCTCGGCACCGACACAGCGGGCTCGGGCCGGGTCCCGGCCGCCTTCAACGGCATCGTCGGCCTCAAACCCACCCGCGGTCTGGTCCCCACGGCCGGAGTCGTCCCGGCCTGCGCCTCGATCGACTGCGTGACGGTGTTCGCCCGCACCCTGCCCGAGGCCGAGCAGGCCTTGTCCCACATGGCGACCGGCACGGCCCCGCCCCTCCCCGGACGCCGCCCCGGCCCCTGGCGGATCGCTGTTCCCGCGCGCGAGCAGCTCGGTGAACTCGACGAGGGCTGGGCTCAGGCGTACGAGGCAGCGGTGGCGCAGCTCGCGGCGGCGGGCGTGACGCTCCGCGAGCTGGATCTGTCGCCCTTCACCGAGGCTGCGGCGATGCTCTACGAGGGCGCCTTCGTGGCCGAGCGCTACACAGCGGTAGGGGCTTTTGTCGACAAGGCGACAGCGGCGGACGACGACTCCCTGGACCCCACGGTCGCCGGAATCATCACCCGGGCCCGCGACCTCCCGGCCCACCAGCTCTACGCCGACCTGGACCGCCTGGCCGCGCTCCGCACGCGCGCGTTGGCCGAACTGGCCGACGCGGACGCCCTCCTCCTACCCACCACCCCCGGCCACCCCACGCTCGCCGAGGTGGCAGCCGATCCCCTGGGGGCCAACGCCCGCCTGGGCCGCTTCACCAACTCCACGAACCTCTTCGACCTGGCCGCGGCAGCTGTTCCGGGGGGCGAGGTGAACGGCCTCCCGTTCGGCGTGATGCTGATCGGCCCGGCGTACACCGACGAGCGGTTGGCGAGGATCGCGAGCCTGCTCCAGCCCGAGACGCGGCTCGCGGTGGTCGGCGCGCACCTGACGGGCCAGCCGCTGAACCCCCAACTCCTCGCGCTGGACGCCCGCCTGGACCGTACGACCACAACGGCACCGGTCTACCGCCTGCACGCCCTGCGGACGACCCCACCGAAGCCGGGCCTGGTCCGTGTGGGCGAGGGCGGCGCGGAGATCGAGACGGAGGTCTGGAAGATGCCTGCAGCGGGCCTCGGCCGGCTCCTCTCCACGCTCCCCCGCCCCATGACCCTGGGCAGCGTGCAACTGGCCGACGGCACTGACGTCCCCGGCTTTCTCTGCGAGCCGGCCGCTCTCACGGACGCCGAGGACATCACGTCATTCGGAGGCTGGCGGTCCTATCTGAACGCCGAGTAG
- a CDS encoding urea amidolyase associated protein UAAP2 — MKTVVPARAAWSRVIREGETLTITDLHGNQAVDFLVYDAHDTAVRYSAPDTIQAQGGIFLTTGSVLMSSEHTPLMTVTADDVGRHDTVGGACSKESNTLRYGHHTWSQHACVDNFLAEGAKHGLGKRDLVSNINWYMNVPVEKDGTLGIVDGISAPGLSLTLRAERDVLVLVSNCPQINNPCNGFDPTPVEMTIGAAETTIGTAETTIGAAR, encoded by the coding sequence ATGAAGACCGTGGTTCCGGCCCGCGCCGCCTGGTCCCGCGTCATCCGCGAGGGCGAGACGCTCACCATCACCGACCTGCACGGCAACCAGGCCGTCGACTTCCTCGTCTACGACGCCCACGACACGGCGGTCCGCTACAGCGCCCCCGACACCATCCAGGCACAGGGCGGCATCTTCCTCACCACGGGCAGCGTGCTGATGTCCAGCGAGCACACCCCGCTGATGACGGTCACCGCCGACGACGTGGGCCGCCACGACACCGTCGGCGGCGCCTGCTCCAAGGAGTCGAACACCCTGCGCTACGGCCATCACACCTGGTCGCAGCACGCCTGCGTGGACAACTTCCTCGCCGAGGGCGCGAAGCACGGTCTCGGCAAGCGTGACCTCGTGTCCAACATCAACTGGTACATGAACGTGCCGGTCGAGAAGGACGGCACCCTCGGCATCGTCGACGGCATCTCCGCCCCCGGCCTCTCGCTCACCCTGCGCGCCGAGCGCGATGTCCTCGTCCTGGTCTCCAACTGCCCCCAGATCAACAACCCCTGCAACGGCTTCGACCCGACTCCCGTGGAGATGACGATCGGGGCCGCGGAGACGACGATCGGAACCGCTGAGACGACGATCGGGGCCGCACGATGA